A single window of Methylocella tundrae DNA harbors:
- a CDS encoding efflux RND transporter permease subunit yields MTADGVFERPRTGFQAAIIGAAIRFRRIVVALSFLLLGYGALSVTQAKYDVFPEFAPPQVGIQTEAPGLAAEEIEVLVTQPLENAISGVSGIQMLRSSSSQGLSVVNVTFDPGSNIYLDRQVVAERLAYATQQLPAGVKPPVLTPLTSSSSTVLVAGLTSKTKSLMDIRTVADWTVRLRLLAVPGVSKVAVFGGEVRSIQVQVHPGDLVRYGVGLEDVVAASRKATAVRGAGFLDTPNQRIIFRSEGQAVTPAEVGRTVVTTSGAASVVLSDVATVADAPEPAIGAATIMGRPGVVFVISAQFGTNTLDVTKRVEETLATLRPALEAQGIDLDATLFRPATFIDVATKSVRDALLLGGVFVIVVLFLFLFDIRTAAISCIAIPLSLLAAVIVLNSLGITLNTMTLGGLAIAIGEVVDDAVIDVENIVRRLRENRHAARPRPAASVVLDASLEVRSAVVYATFIVLLVFIPVLTLPGIAGRFFAPLGLAYILALLASLIIALTVTPALCMMLLTGRGGADEASRHAPPLVRWMREPYERLLGRIAKRPTAVMLTTAALTLGGAALLPFFGSAFLPEFKEGHYTLHMSAVPGTSIAESERLGLLVTSALVNVPAVRSISQRVGRAESADDTWGPNYSEIEVDLRAGLSGAELSKADADIRTALQGFPGLNFSLKPFLTERVEETLSGYTAAVAANIYGNDLDELDGVAKNVAAVMASVRGARDVRLRTPAATPQLTIRLRDEDLVRWGLDAVDVLDIVRTAYQGDVVGQAYEGHRAFNVITLLDAESRNSVAKIADLPLRTRSGAYVPLGQIADVSQTTGRYQVDHFGAHRLQTVTADVVGGDVVSYVAEAQKAVSAKVRLPPGVYVEFAGSAEAQAHARRDLVVHSLMAFAGVLLLLSLITRNWRNLVLILVNIPFALVGGVVVIYFTGAILTIGSMVGFVALFGISLRNSIMMISHYEHLVSVDGMRWGPQAAVKGAGDRLTPIVLTSLVTALGLLPLAAGMGEPGREIQGPMALVILGGLFSSSALNLLVLPTLALHFGRFKPPGTMQLPFDRTDAKLAPP; encoded by the coding sequence TTGACCGCAGACGGCGTCTTCGAACGACCGCGCACCGGATTCCAGGCCGCGATCATTGGGGCGGCGATCAGGTTTCGCCGGATCGTCGTCGCCCTGAGCTTTCTGCTTCTCGGATATGGCGCTCTTTCGGTCACCCAGGCGAAATACGACGTCTTTCCTGAATTTGCTCCACCTCAGGTCGGCATCCAGACGGAGGCGCCGGGCCTCGCCGCGGAGGAGATTGAAGTTCTGGTCACGCAACCGCTGGAGAACGCAATCAGCGGGGTTTCCGGAATTCAGATGCTGCGCTCCTCGTCGAGCCAGGGGCTATCCGTCGTCAACGTGACCTTTGATCCGGGCAGCAATATCTATCTCGACCGCCAGGTCGTCGCCGAGCGCCTCGCTTACGCGACGCAGCAGCTTCCGGCCGGCGTGAAGCCTCCCGTCCTGACGCCGCTCACCTCGTCGAGCAGCACGGTCCTTGTGGCCGGCCTGACATCGAAGACGAAAAGTCTCATGGATATACGGACAGTGGCGGACTGGACCGTGCGCCTCCGGCTCCTCGCCGTGCCGGGAGTGTCCAAGGTTGCTGTCTTCGGCGGCGAGGTCCGGTCGATACAGGTGCAGGTCCATCCCGGCGATCTCGTGCGCTATGGGGTCGGGCTCGAAGATGTCGTCGCGGCCTCGCGCAAGGCCACCGCGGTCCGCGGCGCGGGCTTTCTCGATACGCCCAACCAGCGCATCATCTTTCGCAGCGAGGGACAGGCGGTGACGCCGGCGGAGGTCGGACGCACCGTCGTTACGACCAGTGGCGCCGCAAGCGTCGTCCTGTCAGACGTTGCGACCGTCGCTGATGCGCCGGAGCCCGCGATCGGCGCGGCGACGATCATGGGCCGGCCGGGTGTCGTTTTCGTCATCTCGGCGCAGTTCGGGACGAACACGCTGGACGTCACGAAGCGCGTGGAGGAGACGCTTGCGACGCTAAGGCCCGCGCTGGAGGCTCAGGGCATAGATCTCGACGCGACCCTTTTCCGTCCTGCGACCTTTATCGACGTCGCGACGAAGAGCGTGCGCGACGCGCTTTTGCTCGGCGGCGTCTTCGTGATCGTCGTGCTTTTTCTCTTTCTGTTCGACATCAGGACCGCGGCGATCTCTTGCATCGCAATCCCATTGTCGCTTTTGGCCGCCGTCATCGTGCTGAACAGCCTTGGTATAACGCTGAATACGATGACCCTCGGCGGCCTCGCGATTGCGATTGGCGAAGTCGTTGACGACGCCGTCATCGACGTGGAAAACATCGTGCGGCGTCTGCGCGAGAATCGGCACGCGGCGCGGCCAAGACCCGCCGCGAGCGTCGTCCTCGACGCTTCGCTGGAAGTGCGCAGCGCCGTCGTCTACGCGACCTTCATCGTGCTGCTTGTTTTCATCCCCGTGCTCACCCTGCCAGGGATCGCCGGCCGCTTCTTCGCCCCTCTCGGCCTTGCTTACATTCTCGCGCTGCTCGCCTCCCTGATCATCGCGCTCACCGTCACGCCGGCGCTCTGCATGATGCTTCTCACGGGACGCGGCGGCGCGGACGAAGCATCGCGGCATGCGCCCCCTCTGGTTCGATGGATGCGCGAGCCTTACGAGCGCCTTCTCGGCAGAATCGCAAAACGGCCGACCGCGGTGATGCTGACCACCGCCGCCCTCACGCTCGGCGGCGCCGCGCTGCTGCCCTTCTTCGGCAGCGCGTTCCTTCCCGAATTCAAGGAGGGTCACTATACATTGCATATGTCGGCCGTCCCAGGCACGTCGATCGCGGAATCCGAACGCCTCGGCCTCCTCGTCACCTCAGCTCTCGTTAACGTGCCGGCAGTCCGGTCGATTTCGCAGCGCGTCGGCCGGGCCGAATCAGCCGACGACACCTGGGGACCTAATTACAGCGAGATCGAAGTCGACCTGCGAGCCGGGCTGTCGGGCGCCGAATTGAGCAAAGCGGACGCCGACATAAGAACGGCGCTTCAGGGCTTTCCCGGCCTCAACTTCTCTTTGAAGCCGTTCCTGACCGAACGCGTCGAGGAGACGCTCTCGGGCTATACCGCGGCGGTCGCGGCCAACATTTATGGGAACGACCTCGACGAGCTCGACGGCGTGGCGAAGAACGTCGCCGCCGTTATGGCGAGCGTGCGCGGCGCGAGGGACGTGCGCCTGCGAACGCCCGCCGCGACGCCGCAGCTCACCATCAGGCTGCGTGACGAAGATCTCGTCAGGTGGGGCCTCGATGCCGTCGATGTGCTCGATATCGTACGGACCGCTTATCAGGGCGACGTCGTCGGGCAGGCGTACGAAGGGCATCGCGCCTTCAACGTCATAACGCTGCTCGACGCTGAAAGCCGCAACAGCGTGGCCAAGATCGCGGATCTTCCTCTGCGGACGCGCAGCGGAGCCTACGTTCCTTTGGGTCAGATCGCCGATGTGAGCCAGACCACCGGCCGATATCAGGTGGATCACTTCGGCGCCCACCGCCTTCAGACCGTGACCGCCGATGTCGTTGGCGGCGACGTTGTCTCCTACGTCGCCGAGGCGCAGAAAGCGGTGTCGGCGAAAGTCCGGTTGCCGCCGGGCGTCTATGTGGAGTTCGCGGGCTCCGCCGAGGCGCAGGCGCACGCGCGCCGCGATTTGGTCGTGCATTCTCTCATGGCCTTCGCGGGCGTCCTTCTTCTCCTGTCGCTCATCACCAGGAACTGGCGCAATCTCGTTCTCATCCTCGTCAATATTCCGTTCGCGCTCGTCGGCGGGGTGGTCGTGATCTATTTCACCGGCGCCATACTGACCATCGGGTCGATGGTGGGCTTCGTCGCGCTCTTCGGCATCTCCCTGCGCAACTCCATCATGATGATTTCGCACTACGAGCATCTGGTGAGCGTGGACGGCATGCGATGGGGGCCGCAAGCGGCCGTCAAGGGAGCCGGGGACAGGCTGACGCCGATCGTGCTGACATCTCTCGTCACCGCTCTTGGCTTGCTGCCGCTCGCAGCCGGCATGGGCGAGCCGGGCCGCGAGATCCAGGGTCCGATGGCGCTGGTCATTCTGGGCGGCCTTTTCAGCTCCTCGGCGCTGAACCTTCTCGTTCTGCCAACGCTAGCCTTGCATTTCGGCCGATTTAAGCCGCCAGGAACCATGCAGTTGCCCTTCGACCGGACTGACGCCAAGCTGGCTCCGCCTTAA
- a CDS encoding TetR/AcrR family transcriptional regulator produces the protein MKNSFDLREHDTYLNIVDVAERLFAGVGFQKTTVADIAHELHMSPANVYRFFSSKAEINEAVGRRLLSEIETTVGDIVSQSESARQRLREIVIAIREAFAQRLRSNRKLFELVETAFNENWPIVHEHVEKLDKSLGEVIAQGAREGEFHVSDPELAAMLVRSACLQFCHPRLMLEREQEPEPTVDQMIDFCLAALG, from the coding sequence ATGAAAAACTCGTTTGATCTGAGAGAGCATGACACTTATCTCAACATTGTCGATGTTGCGGAGCGTTTGTTCGCCGGAGTCGGATTTCAAAAAACGACCGTCGCCGACATCGCGCATGAACTACATATGTCGCCTGCCAACGTCTATCGCTTTTTCTCATCAAAGGCCGAGATCAATGAGGCGGTCGGACGCCGCCTTCTGAGCGAAATCGAGACGACGGTCGGCGATATCGTCAGCCAATCAGAGTCGGCCCGTCAAAGACTGCGCGAAATCGTGATCGCGATCAGAGAGGCCTTTGCACAGCGCTTGCGCTCCAATCGAAAGCTGTTCGAACTTGTCGAAACGGCATTCAATGAGAACTGGCCAATTGTGCATGAACATGTGGAGAAACTGGACAAATCGCTGGGCGAAGTCATAGCCCAGGGCGCGAGAGAGGGGGAGTTCCATGTCAGCGATCCCGAACTCGCGGCGATGCTCGTGCGCAGCGCCTGCCTGCAATTTTGCCATCCGCGGCTCATGCTCGAACGCGAGCAGGAGCCGGAGCCGACCGTCGATCAGATGATTGATTTTTGTCTCGCAGCGCTTGGCTGA
- a CDS encoding GntP family permease, whose translation MGLLGILVALGLLIWLAYRGWSVLLLAPAAAVLAAGLAGEPLLAHWTQTFMGSAARFIMQFFPIFLLGALFGKLMEDSGSVTAIANFMTLRLGPQRAVLAVVLAGALVTYGGVSLFVAFFVLAPMAHALFRTAAIPKRLMPAAIALGTSTFTMSALPGTPAIQNAIPMPFFGTTPFAAPGLGVIASVIMLGFGLWWLGRAEAKARTKGEGYGEDAATGAAAEHAAEDLTVRERATTSGSFDPAEIKHGDRSVGGPPIGLAVLPLIIVVGVNLLMSLFILPRLDASYLADEAWGGTSLAAVGGVWAVVTALFAAIVVLIAVNYRRLPTLRATMDAGANASALPVLSVASLVGFGSVVAALPAFAIVRDWVLGIEGGPLVSLAVATNVLASLTGSASGGLTIALEALGDAYMKVAAQQGIDPALMHRVAVIGAGTLDSLPHNGAVVTLLAVCGSTHRESYFDIVMVAIVGAILGLVAVIALGTAFGSF comes from the coding sequence ATGGGACTTCTCGGCATCCTGGTCGCTCTCGGCCTCCTCATCTGGTTGGCTTATCGGGGCTGGAGCGTGCTTTTGCTCGCCCCCGCCGCCGCTGTGCTCGCGGCCGGATTGGCCGGGGAGCCGCTGCTCGCCCATTGGACGCAAACCTTCATGGGGAGCGCAGCGCGCTTCATCATGCAGTTCTTCCCGATTTTTCTTCTCGGCGCGCTGTTCGGCAAGCTTATGGAGGACAGCGGCTCGGTCACTGCGATCGCGAACTTCATGACCTTGCGGCTTGGACCACAGCGCGCCGTGCTGGCCGTCGTGCTCGCGGGCGCGCTCGTCACCTATGGCGGCGTCAGCCTCTTCGTCGCATTTTTCGTGCTGGCGCCAATGGCGCATGCGCTGTTTCGCACCGCGGCGATCCCCAAACGCTTGATGCCGGCGGCGATCGCGCTCGGCACATCCACCTTCACCATGTCGGCGCTGCCGGGAACGCCGGCGATCCAGAACGCCATTCCGATGCCGTTTTTCGGAACCACCCCCTTCGCCGCGCCGGGCCTTGGCGTTATCGCATCAGTCATCATGCTCGGCTTCGGGCTCTGGTGGCTCGGGCGCGCGGAGGCCAAGGCGCGCACCAAGGGCGAAGGCTACGGGGAGGACGCCGCCACAGGCGCCGCCGCGGAGCATGCGGCCGAGGATCTGACCGTCCGCGAGCGCGCCACGACCTCGGGCTCCTTTGATCCCGCCGAGATCAAGCATGGCGATCGGAGCGTCGGCGGGCCGCCGATCGGCTTGGCTGTTTTGCCGCTGATCATCGTGGTTGGCGTCAATTTATTGATGTCGCTATTTATCCTGCCTCGGCTCGACGCGTCCTATCTCGCCGACGAAGCCTGGGGTGGGACGTCGCTGGCCGCCGTAGGCGGCGTCTGGGCCGTCGTGACGGCGCTCTTTGCCGCGATCGTCGTGCTGATCGCCGTCAACTACCGGCGCCTGCCGACGCTGCGCGCAACCATGGACGCCGGCGCCAATGCGTCCGCCCTCCCCGTCCTCAGCGTCGCCAGCCTCGTCGGCTTCGGCTCGGTCGTGGCGGCGCTGCCGGCCTTCGCCATAGTGCGCGACTGGGTGCTCGGCATCGAGGGTGGTCCTCTGGTGTCGCTCGCGGTGGCGACGAATGTGCTTGCGTCTCTCACCGGTTCGGCCTCGGGCGGCCTCACCATCGCACTCGAGGCGCTCGGCGACGCCTATATGAAGGTCGCCGCCCAACAGGGCATCGACCCGGCGCTGATGCATCGGGTCGCGGTGATCGGCGCAGGCACGCTCGACAGCCTGCCGCATAATGGCGCGGTCGTCACGCTGCTCGCGGTCTGCGGTTCAACACACCGCGAAAGCTATTTTGACATCGTCATGGTTGCGATCGTCGGCGCCATTCTCGGGCTTGTCGCCGTGATCGCGCTGGGGACAGCGTTCGGATCCTTTTAG
- a CDS encoding patatin-like phospholipase family protein produces the protein MEAAQPKITRDPILVDLALQGGGAHGAFSWGVLDRLLEEPWLEIDGISGTSAGAMNAAVLVHGYQKGGPEGAREALEAFWRRVSDAARFSPFQRGPIDVLLGRWTLDSSPIYVAMDLMSRLFSPYDLNPRGSNPLRDILADLIDFEVLAQSPIHLFVTATNVRTGRGKVFKNSAITPDVLLASACLPTMFQAVEIDGEAYWDGGYSGNPTLSTLVRECKSHDTILIPINPVERKGVPRTAAEILNRLNEVSFNAVTLKELRMMALLRKVADPGDGEGALWASMRIHLVRNDIMTELGASSKLNAEWAFFSMLRDEGRKSAQNFLEAHALDLGRRSTFDLDVLLEGI, from the coding sequence ATGGAAGCGGCCCAACCCAAAATCACACGCGATCCAATCCTTGTCGATCTCGCGTTGCAGGGTGGCGGCGCGCATGGCGCTTTCTCCTGGGGCGTGCTCGATCGTTTGCTGGAGGAGCCGTGGCTCGAAATTGACGGCATTTCGGGAACGTCGGCCGGCGCCATGAACGCGGCGGTGCTGGTTCACGGCTATCAAAAGGGCGGCCCCGAGGGCGCACGCGAGGCGCTCGAGGCCTTCTGGCGGCGCGTCTCGGACGCGGCGCGCTTCAGCCCATTCCAGCGCGGGCCGATCGATGTGCTGCTTGGCCGCTGGACGCTGGACTCTTCGCCGATTTATGTTGCAATGGATCTGATGTCGCGGCTGTTTTCGCCCTACGATCTCAATCCGAGGGGCTCGAACCCCTTGCGTGACATTCTGGCCGATCTTATCGATTTTGAGGTGCTGGCGCAGTCGCCGATCCACCTCTTCGTCACCGCCACCAATGTTCGCACGGGCCGAGGCAAGGTCTTCAAGAATAGCGCCATTACCCCCGATGTGCTGCTCGCCTCGGCGTGTCTGCCGACCATGTTCCAGGCCGTCGAGATCGATGGCGAGGCTTATTGGGACGGCGGCTATTCCGGCAACCCTACGCTCTCCACTCTGGTGCGGGAGTGCAAATCGCACGACACCATTTTGATACCGATCAATCCGGTCGAGCGCAAAGGCGTGCCGCGCACCGCCGCGGAAATCTTGAACCGTCTCAATGAGGTGTCATTCAACGCCGTTACGCTGAAGGAGCTGCGCATGATGGCGCTGTTGCGGAAAGTCGCGGATCCGGGCGACGGCGAAGGCGCGCTTTGGGCCAGCATGCGCATTCACCTCGTCAGGAACGACATCATGACCGAGCTTGGGGCATCCTCGAAGCTCAATGCCGAATGGGCCTTTTTTTCGATGCTGCGCGATGAAGGACGAAAATCCGCCCAGAACTTTCTGGAGGCCCATGCGCTGGATCTTGGACGTCGCTCTACCTTCGACCTGGACGTTCTTCTCGAAGGAATTTAA
- a CDS encoding AI-2E family transporter → MDNNVVRIACALIIAFLIVEALYFAPAVFEPVAFALFAIALVWPLQKALQRWIPRGLALIVTVLVTVIIVVKLASIVVWGGGLIAQWLSQNFDRFQSLYVAGTQWLELHDIFIVAMVAERFNVIWLLRVFQEIAVRVNTLVAFSLLVFIFMAMGLLEAEEFAQNLQSLGNETNGARLLAAIAKIAKKFRRYMLVRTIASILTGLVVWGFCLAVGLEPAAAWGVIAFALNYIPFIGPLIATLLPALFAFAQTGSWETALFVLATLSVVQFLIGSYFEPLFTAKTLAISPFLVVFSVFFWGFIWGLPGTFIGVPIAIACLTVCEQFPSSRWIAILLSGRAPDDKPAPPETSIPSR, encoded by the coding sequence ATGGACAATAATGTCGTTCGCATCGCATGCGCGTTGATCATCGCATTTCTGATCGTGGAGGCGCTTTATTTCGCCCCCGCCGTTTTTGAACCGGTCGCTTTTGCGCTCTTCGCCATCGCGCTGGTTTGGCCCCTGCAAAAGGCGCTGCAAAGGTGGATCCCGCGCGGCCTCGCGCTGATCGTAACGGTTCTTGTGACGGTGATCATCGTCGTCAAGCTCGCCTCGATCGTCGTGTGGGGCGGCGGTCTCATCGCACAATGGCTCAGCCAGAACTTCGACCGCTTTCAAAGCCTTTACGTGGCGGGAACGCAGTGGCTCGAATTGCATGATATTTTCATCGTCGCAATGGTCGCCGAGCGCTTCAATGTGATCTGGCTTTTGCGCGTCTTTCAGGAGATCGCCGTCCGCGTCAACACACTGGTGGCCTTCTCTCTTCTCGTGTTCATCTTCATGGCGATGGGTCTTCTCGAAGCCGAGGAATTCGCCCAGAATCTGCAATCGCTCGGAAATGAGACCAATGGCGCAAGGCTCCTCGCCGCCATCGCCAAAATTGCAAAAAAATTCCGCCGCTACATGCTGGTGCGCACCATAGCGAGCATTTTGACCGGGCTTGTGGTTTGGGGATTCTGTCTTGCCGTCGGCCTTGAACCGGCCGCCGCCTGGGGCGTGATCGCATTCGCGCTGAACTACATCCCCTTCATCGGGCCGCTGATCGCAACGCTGCTCCCGGCTCTGTTCGCATTCGCTCAAACCGGATCATGGGAAACGGCTCTTTTCGTCCTCGCGACGCTAAGCGTAGTCCAGTTCCTCATCGGCAGTTATTTCGAACCGCTGTTTACGGCGAAGACCCTCGCCATCTCGCCCTTTCTCGTCGTTTTTTCGGTGTTCTTCTGGGGCTTCATCTGGGGCCTGCCAGGAACCTTCATCGGCGTTCCGATCGCAATTGCGTGTCTCACCGTCTGTGAGCAATTTCCAAGCAGCCGCTGGATCGCAATCCTGCTTTCGGGGCGAGCCCCTGACGATAAGCCCGCGCCGCCCGAAACATCGATCCCCAGCCGCTAA
- a CDS encoding DUF1269 domain-containing protein codes for MSDLVVIVYPTEEKAEEVRKRLFELQKEYLIKLGDAVIATKSPDGQIKLHQVVNTTAAGAVSGSFWGLLVGILFLNPLLGAALGAAGGALGGALTDVGINDDFMKQLAESIQPGNAALFVLIEDMTGDKVIAQIKDYGGVVLKTSFDETKEQMLRNALASATAAAAAAPAPAEVPAGGASS; via the coding sequence ATGTCCGATCTCGTCGTCATTGTCTATCCAACTGAGGAGAAAGCCGAGGAAGTGCGCAAGCGCCTCTTCGAGCTGCAAAAGGAATATCTGATCAAGCTCGGGGACGCCGTCATCGCCACCAAATCCCCCGATGGCCAGATCAAGCTGCACCAGGTCGTCAATACAACAGCCGCCGGCGCTGTTTCCGGCAGCTTCTGGGGCCTCCTCGTCGGGATTCTCTTCCTCAATCCGCTTCTCGGCGCGGCTTTGGGAGCCGCGGGCGGCGCTCTTGGCGGCGCGCTCACGGACGTCGGCATCAATGATGATTTCATGAAGCAACTCGCGGAAAGCATCCAGCCCGGCAACGCCGCTCTGTTCGTGCTCATAGAGGATATGACCGGGGACAAGGTCATCGCGCAGATCAAGGACTATGGCGGCGTCGTGCTGAAGACGTCGTTCGATGAAACCAAAGAGCAGATGCTTCGCAACGCTCTCGCCAGCGCCACGGCCGCCGCCGCCGCGGCTCCGGCTCCGGCTGAAGTCCCGGCGGGCGGCGCTTCATCCTGA
- a CDS encoding alpha/beta hydrolase, whose amino-acid sequence MRARLMKIAKRGAMALALIAVTLLGARIYASQRGAPLELWHTYAPHELTAEAIDHASWTDYLSAEDKIFADVRREVTDKLDADERIPVNRYFAGSPVYPEGFAQDWNRSYELEPEGAPLGAVVLLHGLTDSPYSLRHIARTYRDHGFVSVAIRLPAHGTVPSALTDVEWQDWMAATRLAVREARRRIGPTLPLHLVGFSNGGALALKYALDAIEDPRLTRPDRIVLISPMVGITRFARFAGWAALPSVLPAFAKAAWLSVLPEFNPFKYNSFPVNGARQSYLLTHVLQQEITRLAREKRLDRLAPLLTFQSVVDFTVSTRAIISSLYAQLPSNGSELVLFDLNRSAKFGQLLRTASETALSRLLPQPPRLFRTAIIANANADSSEAVERVTEAGAVSEASRPLGLFYPPGVYSLSHVALPFPISDSLYGLQPDPTENFGLNLGAIAPRGERGTLIISLDSILRMSSNPFFPYMIARIEEGLHLGAAKEPVKAAAPP is encoded by the coding sequence GTGCGTGCTCGGCTGATGAAGATCGCGAAGCGGGGCGCGATGGCTCTCGCTTTGATCGCCGTGACGTTGCTCGGCGCCCGTATTTACGCCTCGCAGCGCGGGGCGCCTCTCGAGCTCTGGCACACTTACGCGCCGCACGAGCTGACGGCCGAGGCGATCGACCACGCGAGCTGGACGGATTATCTCAGCGCCGAGGATAAAATCTTCGCGGACGTCCGGCGGGAAGTGACGGATAAACTCGATGCTGACGAGCGTATCCCGGTCAATCGCTATTTCGCAGGCAGTCCCGTCTATCCGGAAGGTTTTGCGCAGGACTGGAACCGCTCCTATGAGCTGGAGCCCGAGGGCGCGCCGCTCGGCGCCGTCGTGCTGCTGCACGGACTGACGGATTCGCCCTATAGTCTGCGCCACATAGCGAGAACCTATCGCGACCATGGCTTCGTATCGGTCGCCATCCGCCTGCCGGCGCACGGCACGGTTCCGAGCGCCCTCACCGACGTCGAATGGCAGGACTGGATGGCGGCGACGCGGCTTGCGGTCAGGGAAGCGCGACGGCGGATCGGTCCGACGCTGCCGCTGCATCTCGTCGGCTTCTCGAACGGCGGGGCGCTCGCGCTGAAATATGCCCTCGACGCCATCGAGGATCCGCGCCTGACGCGCCCGGATCGCATTGTGCTTATTTCCCCGATGGTCGGCATCACGCGATTTGCGCGCTTCGCCGGATGGGCGGCGCTGCCGTCCGTGCTTCCAGCCTTTGCAAAGGCGGCGTGGCTCAGCGTGCTGCCGGAGTTCAATCCGTTCAAATACAATTCTTTTCCGGTGAATGGAGCGCGGCAATCCTATTTGCTGACGCACGTGCTGCAGCAGGAGATCACCCGCCTCGCGCGGGAAAAGCGGCTCGATCGGCTCGCGCCGCTTCTGACCTTTCAGTCGGTCGTCGATTTCACTGTCTCGACGCGCGCAATCATATCGTCGCTTTACGCGCAGCTTCCATCGAACGGAAGCGAACTCGTGCTGTTTGATCTGAACCGGAGCGCCAAATTTGGCCAACTTTTGCGGACCGCGTCGGAGACGGCCTTGTCGCGTCTCCTGCCGCAGCCGCCGCGGCTGTTCAGAACGGCGATCATCGCCAATGCGAACGCAGATAGCAGCGAGGCCGTTGAACGCGTCACCGAGGCCGGCGCGGTCAGCGAAGCCTCACGCCCGCTCGGGCTTTTCTATCCGCCCGGCGTCTATTCTCTGTCGCATGTCGCCCTGCCATTTCCGATCAGCGATTCACTTTATGGATTGCAGCCGGATCCAACAGAAAACTTCGGTCTCAACCTTGGCGCTATCGCCCCGCGCGGCGAGCGCGGGACTCTCATCATCAGCCTGGATTCAATTCTGCGTATGTCATCCAACCCCTTCTTTCCCTACATGATCGCAAGGATCGAAGAAGGCCTTCACCTGGGAGCGGCAAAAGAGCCGGTCAAGGCGGCGGCGCCGCCTTGA